In one Chloroflexota bacterium genomic region, the following are encoded:
- the mscL gene encoding large conductance mechanosensitive channel protein MscL, with protein MLDEFKKFIARGSVLDLAVGVIIGAAFTAIVTSLVQDILMPLISLITGGIDFTNNFIVLRTPAGAGVPATLEEARKAGAVAFAYGSFIQAIINFAIVAFVIFLIVQQANRLKGAPPPAAPDTKPCPYCFSAISIKATRCPNCTSQLK; from the coding sequence ATGCTGGACGAGTTTAAGAAGTTCATCGCGCGCGGCAGCGTGCTCGACCTCGCCGTCGGTGTGATCATCGGCGCGGCGTTTACGGCGATTGTCACATCACTGGTGCAAGACATCTTGATGCCGCTCATCAGTCTCATCACCGGCGGCATCGATTTCACCAACAACTTCATCGTCCTGCGCACGCCGGCCGGCGCGGGAGTGCCGGCCACCCTGGAAGAGGCGCGTAAGGCGGGCGCGGTGGCGTTCGCCTACGGCTCGTTCATTCAGGCGATCATCAATTTCGCGATTGTCGCGTTCGTCATCTTCCTGATCGTCCAGCAGGCGAACCGGTTGAAGGGCGCGCCGCCTCCGGCCGCGCCGGACACCAAGCCATGCCCGTACTGCTTCAGCGCGATCAGCATTAAGGCGACCCGCTGCCCGAACTGCACCTCGCAGTTGAAGTAG
- a CDS encoding universal stress protein, protein MFTHLLVPLDGSTLAEAVLADAQFLAARLNARLTLLHITEKNPPATIHGDRHLTATGEAEAYLRELAGRWPLPARATAWHVHEAGDQGVAAMIVDQALELGADLIVLSTHGSGVVLREKLLGSIAQHVVREGRVPVLLSRARKNGAAPRALAQIVLPLDGEAVHETAVPVAAALARAFGAAIHLIAVVPTSETLSGPEASTGAIMPNAMRAMLEFAQQGSADYLQKVRATLPASATIEVARGDPAKGIIAAAERVHADLIVMATHGRMGLNAFWSASIAPKVLTGYAGSLLLLRAPDA, encoded by the coding sequence ATGTTTACCCATCTGCTGGTGCCGCTGGACGGCTCGACACTGGCCGAGGCGGTCCTGGCCGACGCCCAGTTCCTGGCCGCGCGCCTGAACGCCCGCCTGACACTCCTGCACATCACCGAGAAGAACCCGCCGGCGACGATCCACGGCGATCGGCACCTGACGGCGACCGGCGAGGCCGAGGCCTACCTGCGCGAACTGGCGGGCCGCTGGCCGCTGCCCGCGCGCGCGACCGCTTGGCACGTGCACGAAGCCGGCGACCAGGGCGTCGCCGCGATGATCGTCGACCAGGCGCTGGAGCTGGGCGCCGACCTGATCGTGTTGAGCACACACGGCAGCGGCGTCGTCCTGCGCGAAAAGCTGCTCGGCAGCATTGCGCAGCACGTCGTGCGCGAAGGGCGCGTGCCGGTGCTGCTGTCGCGCGCGCGCAAGAACGGCGCCGCGCCGAGGGCGCTGGCGCAGATCGTCCTGCCGCTGGACGGCGAAGCCGTGCACGAGACGGCCGTGCCGGTGGCGGCCGCCCTGGCGCGCGCGTTTGGCGCGGCGATCCATCTCATCGCGGTGGTGCCGACCTCGGAGACACTCTCCGGCCCGGAGGCCAGCACCGGTGCGATCATGCCCAACGCGATGCGCGCCATGCTCGAATTCGCGCAGCAGGGCAGCGCCGATTATCTGCAGAAAGTGCGCGCGACCCTGCCGGCGAGCGCGACGATTGAAGTGGCGCGCGGCGATCCGGCCAAAGGCATCATCGCCGCGGCCGAGCGCGTGCACGCCGATCTGATCGTAATGGCTACGCACGGGCGGATGGGGCTGAACGCGTTCTGGTCGGCCAGCATTGCGCCCAAGGTGCTCACCGGTTACGCCGGTTCGCTGCTGCTGCTGCGCGCGCCCGACGCTTGA
- a CDS encoding Nramp family divalent metal transporter, giving the protein MPSPRSPELDGPIRSGDVRTVSDAHDILEGQGKKGGLARLLPFLGPAFVACVAYIDPGNFATNIQGGARYGYMLLWVIVASNLMAMLVQSLAAKLGIASGRNLAEMCREQFPRPVVVSMWVLMEVVAMATDLAEFLGAALGFNLLFGIPLLAAGLLTGVATFVILALERRGFRPLEAVITVLVGVIAVAYLLETILDRPDVGQVLFHAVVPQFADAQSVLIATGILGATVMPHVIFLHSALTQKRIVTRDPDKLRRLFRYETIDVLIAMGVAGLINAAMLIMAASTFNRSGLTEIGTIEEAYRTLTPLLGSAASWVFAISLLASGLSSSTVGTMAGQVIMQGFMHRQIPVWLRRLVTMAPALIVIAIGTDPTQTLVFSQVILSFGLPFAVIPLIMFTRRSDLMGVLVNKRSTTALAIVVAALIVALNMYLLYQTLSEPIMQLLGGA; this is encoded by the coding sequence ATGCCATCCCCCCGCAGCCCGGAACTCGACGGGCCAATCCGATCCGGAGACGTGCGCACCGTTTCGGACGCGCACGATATATTGGAAGGCCAGGGCAAGAAAGGCGGACTGGCGCGGCTGCTGCCGTTCCTGGGGCCCGCCTTCGTCGCCTGCGTCGCCTATATCGACCCCGGCAACTTTGCGACGAATATCCAGGGCGGCGCGCGCTACGGCTACATGCTATTGTGGGTCATCGTCGCCAGTAACTTGATGGCGATGCTCGTGCAGTCGCTGGCGGCCAAGCTCGGCATTGCCAGCGGCCGCAACCTGGCCGAGATGTGCCGCGAGCAGTTCCCGCGCCCCGTGGTTGTTTCGATGTGGGTGCTGATGGAAGTCGTCGCGATGGCCACCGACCTCGCCGAGTTCCTCGGCGCCGCGCTGGGCTTCAACCTGCTGTTCGGCATACCGCTGCTGGCCGCCGGTCTGCTCACCGGCGTCGCCACGTTCGTGATCCTGGCGCTCGAGCGGCGCGGCTTCCGCCCGCTTGAAGCCGTCATCACCGTGCTCGTCGGCGTCATCGCCGTGGCCTACCTGCTGGAGACCATCCTCGACCGGCCCGACGTGGGCCAGGTGCTATTCCATGCCGTCGTGCCGCAGTTCGCCGACGCCCAGAGCGTGCTGATCGCCACCGGCATCCTCGGCGCGACCGTCATGCCGCACGTCATCTTCCTGCACTCGGCGCTGACGCAGAAGCGCATCGTGACGCGCGACCCCGATAAGCTGCGCCGCCTGTTCCGCTACGAGACGATCGACGTGTTGATCGCCATGGGCGTGGCCGGACTGATCAACGCGGCGATGTTGATCATGGCCGCTTCGACGTTCAACCGCAGCGGGCTGACCGAGATCGGCACGATCGAGGAGGCCTACCGGACGCTGACGCCCCTGCTCGGCTCGGCAGCCAGTTGGGTGTTTGCCATTTCGCTGCTGGCCTCCGGCCTGTCGTCGTCCACGGTCGGCACGATGGCCGGGCAGGTCATCATGCAGGGCTTCATGCACCGCCAGATCCCCGTCTGGCTGCGGCGTCTGGTGACGATGGCGCCCGCGCTGATCGTCATTGCGATCGGCACCGACCCGACACAGACGCTCGTATTCAGCCAGGTCATATTGAGCTTCGGCCTGCCGTTTGCCGTCATCCCGCTGATCATGTTCACGCGCCGCAGCGACCTGATGGGCGTGCTGGTCAACAAGCGTTCCACGACCGCCCTCGCCATCGTCGTCGCCGCGCTGATCGTGGCGCTCAACATGTACCTGCTGTACCAGACGCTGTCGGAACCGATCATGCAGTTGCTGGGAGGTGCCTGA
- a CDS encoding metal-dependent transcriptional regulator, with translation MQDYLKVAYKLSVADREVTTTALADALGVSAASATSMMKKMAELKLARHTPYYGVELTPAGRKVALEVIRHHRLIELYLSEALGFPWDQVHDEAERLEHHISEAFETRIAETLGNPTRDPHGDPIPSREGRIVDVHHQSLAEMPAAGQAGVVCRVSDHSAERLRYLGSLGLRPDATFIVVERTPFNGPIRLRLGDREISIGTELAQIVYVTTPK, from the coding sequence ATGCAGGACTACCTGAAAGTCGCGTACAAACTGAGCGTGGCGGACCGGGAAGTGACGACGACGGCACTGGCCGATGCACTGGGTGTCTCGGCCGCCTCGGCCACCAGCATGATGAAAAAGATGGCCGAGTTGAAACTGGCGCGCCATACACCGTATTACGGCGTCGAACTGACGCCGGCCGGCCGCAAAGTGGCGCTCGAAGTCATTCGCCATCATCGCCTGATCGAATTGTATTTGTCGGAGGCGCTGGGCTTCCCCTGGGATCAGGTGCACGACGAGGCGGAGCGGCTGGAGCATCATATCTCGGAAGCGTTCGAGACGCGCATTGCGGAAACGCTCGGCAATCCGACCCGCGACCCCCACGGAGACCCGATCCCCTCCCGCGAAGGGCGCATCGTGGACGTACACCATCAGAGCCTGGCCGAAATGCCTGCCGCGGGCCAGGCGGGGGTCGTATGCCGGGTCAGCGACCACAGCGCGGAGCGACTGCGCTATCTGGGCAGTCTGGGGCTCCGGCCCGACGCGACCTTCATCGTTGTCGAGCGCACGCCGTTCAACGGCCCGATTCGACTGCGGCTCGGCGACCGGGAAATCAGCATCGGCACGGAGCTCGCGCAGATCGTTTACGTGACGACGCCGAAATAG
- a CDS encoding sensor histidine kinase, translating to MSASASNAATVAASRREPIARTARRERLFTLIRFGALALLGVLGTLMPDQPGDVLASLWTIVALGALLNSAFWLFLRVQAASARWIPSLASAIDMVGLVTFISLTGGPRSSLWLFAFVVIAAVALRHGTLGGVVAAVFFSLASISLSLFAGLRPLDALYGAAVTGLAYAGVALTVGWLIREERAAVRSEHEQTQLDLQRGQADVKTFVQMADTLSRNTNYQETLQQMLELSIRGLRSRGRHDDPAAGLILLFATGPVETLYVAVASDLPPEDAQARLSPISGAVKTALDDVEAQFVTDARKDPLLCQFRMTATAPAAVVMPLRAGLALYGAAVFFGRPEMFDVFGLRAELIDVYTGQAAVAVQNAQLYEQVRQERDRFIDSEEKTRHELARDLHDGPVNQVASLTMGIDFARRLMDRDLERAKEELDGMHRLAAKIARDMRLTMYRLRPLALEQAGLTQALEQYLARLRAERAEPEFVLSVDKSATFEARLPANAAMMVFDIMTEAVNNAVKHANAGQVQVELREAGGYLVASTRDDGRGFDVAKVTAGYADRGSLGLLNIRERAELAHGDAVIESTPGQGTIITVRVPLDPAA from the coding sequence ATGAGCGCTTCCGCATCCAACGCCGCCACCGTGGCTGCCTCCCGGCGCGAGCCGATTGCCCGCACCGCCCGGCGCGAGCGCCTGTTCACGCTGATTCGCTTCGGTGCGCTGGCGCTGCTTGGGGTGCTCGGCACGCTCATGCCGGACCAGCCCGGGGACGTGCTCGCCTCGCTGTGGACGATCGTGGCGCTCGGCGCGCTCCTCAACAGTGCCTTCTGGCTTTTCCTGCGCGTGCAGGCGGCCAGCGCTCGCTGGATTCCGTCGCTGGCTTCGGCCATTGACATGGTCGGGCTGGTCACGTTTATCAGCCTGACCGGCGGGCCGCGCTCGTCGTTGTGGCTGTTCGCCTTCGTCGTCATCGCCGCCGTCGCGCTGCGACATGGCACGCTGGGCGGCGTGGTGGCGGCGGTCTTCTTTTCGCTGGCCAGCATTAGCCTCAGCCTGTTCGCGGGACTGCGCCCGCTCGATGCACTTTACGGCGCGGCCGTTACCGGGCTGGCGTACGCGGGCGTCGCGCTGACGGTGGGCTGGCTCATCCGGGAAGAGCGCGCAGCGGTGCGCAGCGAGCACGAGCAGACGCAACTGGATTTGCAGCGCGGCCAGGCGGATGTCAAGACGTTTGTGCAGATGGCCGACACGCTGTCGCGCAATACCAACTACCAGGAAACGCTGCAGCAGATGCTCGAGCTGAGCATCCGCGGGCTGCGCTCGCGCGGCCGCCACGACGACCCGGCGGCCGGTCTGATCTTGCTCTTTGCGACCGGTCCGGTCGAGACGCTGTACGTGGCGGTGGCCAGCGACCTGCCGCCGGAAGATGCGCAGGCACGCCTGTCGCCGATCAGCGGAGCGGTGAAGACCGCGCTCGATGACGTCGAGGCGCAGTTCGTCACCGATGCGCGCAAGGATCCGCTGCTGTGCCAGTTCCGCATGACGGCCACCGCGCCGGCCGCCGTGGTCATGCCGCTGCGCGCCGGGCTGGCGCTGTACGGCGCGGCCGTCTTCTTCGGGCGGCCGGAAATGTTCGACGTGTTTGGCCTGCGCGCGGAACTGATCGACGTGTATACCGGCCAGGCCGCGGTGGCAGTGCAGAACGCGCAGTTGTACGAGCAGGTACGGCAGGAGCGCGACCGCTTCATCGACAGCGAGGAAAAGACGCGCCACGAGCTGGCGCGCGACCTGCACGACGGCCCCGTCAACCAGGTGGCGTCGCTGACCATGGGCATCGACTTTGCACGCCGATTGATGGACCGCGACCTGGAGCGCGCCAAGGAAGAACTGGACGGCATGCACCGCCTGGCGGCCAAGATCGCGCGCGACATGCGGTTGACCATGTACCGTCTGCGGCCGCTGGCGCTGGAGCAGGCCGGCTTGACGCAGGCGCTGGAGCAATACCTGGCGCGCCTGCGCGCCGAGCGCGCGGAGCCGGAGTTTGTGCTAAGCGTCGACAAATCCGCGACCTTCGAAGCGCGCCTGCCGGCCAACGCGGCGATGATGGTGTTCGATATCATGACCGAGGCCGTCAATAACGCCGTCAAGCACGCGAACGCCGGCCAGGTGCAGGTCGAACTGCGCGAGGCGGGCGGTTACCTGGTCGCATCGACGCGCGACGACGGTCGTGGCTTCGATGTGGCCAAGGTGACCGCGGGCTACGCCGATCGCGGCTCGCTCGGCCTGCTGAACATCCGCGAGCGCGCCGAGTTGGCGCACGGCGATGCGGTGATCGAATCCACGCCCGGCCAGGGCACCATCATCACGGTTCGGGTGCCGCTCGATCCCGCCGCATGA
- a CDS encoding alkaline phosphatase family protein: MGLVVPPAARGHDDHPTAGGHSMTRMPGARRALGLSTLMVVLAACAPDTAPPPATRIPLTVEAPTRLPPERRGSGVIFIDMPGARADLAERYMADGGMPALARMAAAGAMAEYLQPSEPALDAPAQATLLTAASPRRTGIFADAFRPVGQPVGQSASGADLSPDVEPVWRSAMRTGARAAVVGFPAAMLDAPAMRADLVVSAGAAVAPSAQHVLKFAEAKDWKGVPPSFSPPREARLLIAQGREPPAEFFALAIDTTADSKENYDTWLICRRKAVDDGAVRLKVGAWATVVVDSMLQTAASFKVTDANPANFIVFQSALTINQAAPVALAREVTARFGTAPAAPDADALARNWIDEGTYLQMSERQSEWLGAVAQYIGRQYAPDLLVMRVTAAQDAGRMLLLTQPRQPRFAEKGAFYAGALRHGYEIADSVVGGLRDAADLSRDALIVASPCGLAPAHTQVNLNRLFIDRGWLALQRATPPAIATGALDLARTKAFAEVNGALAHIYLNLKGRDPGGSVEAGDVEKLTGDIVSALRDLRDPLDNAPVFARVLRKTELASVPGWQNDQAGDIVAQARPGYALGGARDRSAAFEPAPVLGIAGYAADTLDMRGLLAAQGAGIRPAGRVPAARVIDVAPTLASLLRFPAPPFAEGKPLDSLLKPP, translated from the coding sequence ATGGGTCTGGTTGTACCGCCCGCCGCGCGCGGGCACGACGACCACCCAACCGCCGGAGGCCACAGCATGACGCGCATGCCCGGTGCGCGCCGGGCGCTTGGGTTGTCCACGCTGATGGTAGTGCTGGCCGCCTGCGCGCCGGACACCGCGCCCCCGCCGGCCACACGCATCCCGCTGACAGTGGAGGCGCCGACGCGCCTGCCGCCGGAGCGTCGCGGCTCGGGCGTCATCTTCATCGATATGCCGGGCGCGCGCGCCGATCTGGCCGAGCGCTACATGGCCGATGGCGGCATGCCGGCGCTGGCGCGCATGGCGGCCGCGGGCGCAATGGCCGAGTACCTGCAACCATCTGAGCCCGCACTCGATGCGCCCGCGCAGGCCACGCTGCTCACCGCCGCATCACCGCGCCGCACCGGCATCTTTGCCGATGCCTTCCGCCCGGTCGGACAACCGGTCGGCCAGAGCGCCTCAGGCGCAGATCTGTCGCCCGACGTGGAGCCGGTCTGGCGCAGCGCGATGCGCACCGGCGCGCGCGCGGCAGTCGTCGGCTTTCCGGCCGCCATGCTCGATGCGCCGGCCATGCGCGCCGATCTGGTGGTAAGCGCGGGCGCGGCTGTCGCGCCGTCGGCGCAGCACGTCTTGAAATTCGCCGAAGCGAAAGACTGGAAGGGTGTGCCGCCTTCGTTCAGCCCGCCGCGCGAGGCGCGCCTGCTGATCGCGCAGGGGCGGGAGCCGCCGGCCGAGTTCTTTGCGCTGGCGATCGACACGACGGCAGATAGCAAGGAGAACTACGACACCTGGCTGATCTGCCGCCGCAAAGCCGTGGACGACGGCGCGGTCCGCCTGAAGGTGGGCGCCTGGGCGACGGTGGTGGTCGACAGCATGTTGCAGACGGCTGCCTCCTTCAAGGTGACTGACGCCAACCCGGCCAACTTCATTGTCTTCCAGTCGGCGCTGACGATCAATCAGGCGGCGCCAGTCGCGCTGGCACGCGAGGTGACGGCCCGCTTCGGCACGGCGCCGGCCGCGCCCGACGCCGATGCGCTGGCGCGCAACTGGATCGACGAGGGCACCTACCTGCAGATGAGCGAGCGGCAGTCCGAGTGGCTCGGCGCGGTCGCGCAGTACATTGGCCGCCAGTATGCGCCGGACCTGCTGGTCATGCGAGTGACCGCCGCGCAGGATGCCGGGCGCATGCTGCTGCTCACGCAGCCGCGGCAGCCGCGCTTTGCGGAAAAGGGCGCGTTCTACGCCGGGGCGCTGCGCCACGGCTACGAGATCGCCGATAGCGTCGTCGGCGGCCTGCGAGATGCAGCCGATTTGAGCCGCGATGCGCTGATTGTGGCGTCGCCATGCGGGCTGGCGCCCGCGCACACGCAGGTCAATCTCAACCGGCTCTTTATCGACCGCGGCTGGCTGGCCCTGCAGCGCGCAACGCCGCCCGCCATCGCCACGGGCGCGCTCGATCTGGCCCGGACCAAGGCGTTTGCCGAGGTGAACGGCGCGCTCGCGCATATCTACCTGAATCTGAAAGGCCGCGATCCAGGCGGCAGCGTCGAGGCGGGCGATGTGGAGAAGCTGACGGGCGACATCGTGTCGGCGCTGCGCGATCTGCGCGACCCGCTGGACAACGCGCCGGTGTTTGCGCGCGTGCTGCGCAAGACCGAGTTGGCCAGCGTGCCGGGCTGGCAGAACGACCAGGCGGGCGACATTGTGGCGCAGGCGCGCCCCGGCTACGCGTTGGGCGGTGCGCGCGACCGCAGCGCCGCCTTCGAGCCGGCGCCGGTGCTCGGCATCGCCGGTTATGCGGCCGACACGCTGGACATGCGCGGCTTGCTGGCCGCACAGGGCGCTGGCATACGCCCCGCCGGGCGCGTGCCCGCCGCGCGCGTGATCGATGTGGCGCCAACGCTGGCATCCCTGTTGCGCTTCCCCGCACCGCCCTTTGCCGAGGGCAAGCCGCTCGACTCGCTGTTGAAACCGCCGTAA